Proteins encoded by one window of Sus scrofa isolate TJ Tabasco breed Duroc chromosome 12, Sscrofa11.1, whole genome shotgun sequence:
- the FN3K gene encoding fructosamine-3-kinase isoform X1, translated as MEPLLRAELRTTTLRAFGSPGAGCISEGRAYDTDAGPVFVKVNRRSLARQMFEGEMTSLEALRSTGLVRAPRPIKVIDLPGGGAAFVMEHLKMRGLSSQAAKLGDQMAELHLYNQKLGEKLRGEESRVGQRAEGAGPQYVTKFGFHTVTCCGFIPQVNEWQDDWPTFFARHRLQAQLDLIEKDYADREARELWSRLQVKIPDLFCGLEIVPALLHGDLWSGNVAEDDLGPVVYDPASFYGHSEFELAIALMFGGFPRPFFTAYHRKVPKAPGFDRRLLLYQLFNYLNHWNHFGRQYRSPSLGTMRKLLK; from the exons ATGGAGCCGCTGCTGCGGGCCGAGCTGCGCACCACGACCCTGCGCGCCTTTGGGAGCCCGGGCGCCGGCTGCATCAGCGAGGGGCGCGCCTACGACACCGACGCAGGCCCCGTGTTTGTCAAGGTCAACCGCAGGTCGCTG GCCCGGCAGATGTTTGAGGGGGAGATGACGAGCCTGGAGGCTCTTCGGAGCACCGGCCTGGTGCGGGCGCCTCGGCCCATCAAGGTGATTGACCTGCCTGGAGGTGGGGCGGCCTTCGTGATGGAGCATCTGAAGATGAGGGGCCTGAGcag CCAGGCAGCAAAACTTGGAGACCAGATGGCAGAGCTGCACCTTTACAACCAGAAGCTCGGGGAGAAGTTGCGGGGGGAGGAGAGCAGAGTGG GTCAGAGGGCTGAGGGTGCCGGGCCGCAGTATGTGACCAAGTTTGGCTTCCACACGGTGACCTGCTGTGGCTTCATCCCGCAG GTGAACGAGTGGCAGGACGACTGGCCAACCTTCTTCGCGCGGCACCGGCTCCAAGCACAGCTGGACCTCATTGAGAAGGACTATGCTGACCGAGAGGCACGAGAACTCTGGTCACGGCTGCAG GTGAAGATCCCGGATCTGTTTTGTGGCCTAGAGATTGTCCCCGCCCTTCTTCACGGGGACCTCTGGTCCGGAAACGTGGCGGAGGACGACTTGGGGCCCGTCGTGTATGACCCGGCCTCCTTCTACGGCCACTCTGAGTTCGAACTGGCCATTGCCTTGATGTTCGGGGGTTTTCCCAGGCCCTTCTTCACCGCCTACCACCGGAAGGTCCCCAAGGCTCCCGGGTTTGACAGGCGGCTGCTGCTCTACCAGCTCTTTAACTACCTAAACCACTGGAACCACTTCGGGCGGCAGTACAGGAGCCCGTCCCTGGGCACCATGCGGAAGCTTCTCAAGTAG
- the FN3K gene encoding fructosamine-3-kinase isoform X3, translated as MFEGEMTSLEALRSTGLVRAPRPIKVIDLPGGGAAFVMEHLKMRGLSSQAAKLGDQMAELHLYNQKLGEKLRGEESRVGQRAEGAGPQYVTKFGFHTVTCCGFIPQVNEWQDDWPTFFARHRLQAQLDLIEKDYADREARELWSRLQVKIPDLFCGLEIVPALLHGDLWSGNVAEDDLGPVVYDPASFYGHSEFELAIALMFGGFPRPFFTAYHRKVPKAPGFDRRLLLYQLFNYLNHWNHFGRQYRSPSLGTMRKLLK; from the exons ATGTTTGAGGGGGAGATGACGAGCCTGGAGGCTCTTCGGAGCACCGGCCTGGTGCGGGCGCCTCGGCCCATCAAGGTGATTGACCTGCCTGGAGGTGGGGCGGCCTTCGTGATGGAGCATCTGAAGATGAGGGGCCTGAGcag CCAGGCAGCAAAACTTGGAGACCAGATGGCAGAGCTGCACCTTTACAACCAGAAGCTCGGGGAGAAGTTGCGGGGGGAGGAGAGCAGAGTGG GTCAGAGGGCTGAGGGTGCCGGGCCGCAGTATGTGACCAAGTTTGGCTTCCACACGGTGACCTGCTGTGGCTTCATCCCGCAG GTGAACGAGTGGCAGGACGACTGGCCAACCTTCTTCGCGCGGCACCGGCTCCAAGCACAGCTGGACCTCATTGAGAAGGACTATGCTGACCGAGAGGCACGAGAACTCTGGTCACGGCTGCAG GTGAAGATCCCGGATCTGTTTTGTGGCCTAGAGATTGTCCCCGCCCTTCTTCACGGGGACCTCTGGTCCGGAAACGTGGCGGAGGACGACTTGGGGCCCGTCGTGTATGACCCGGCCTCCTTCTACGGCCACTCTGAGTTCGAACTGGCCATTGCCTTGATGTTCGGGGGTTTTCCCAGGCCCTTCTTCACCGCCTACCACCGGAAGGTCCCCAAGGCTCCCGGGTTTGACAGGCGGCTGCTGCTCTACCAGCTCTTTAACTACCTAAACCACTGGAACCACTTCGGGCGGCAGTACAGGAGCCCGTCCCTGGGCACCATGCGGAAGCTTCTCAAGTAG
- the FN3K gene encoding fructosamine-3-kinase isoform X2 yields the protein MGEARQMFEGEMTSLEALRSTGLVRAPRPIKVIDLPGGGAAFVMEHLKMRGLSSQAAKLGDQMAELHLYNQKLGEKLRGEESRVGQRAEGAGPQYVTKFGFHTVTCCGFIPQVNEWQDDWPTFFARHRLQAQLDLIEKDYADREARELWSRLQVKIPDLFCGLEIVPALLHGDLWSGNVAEDDLGPVVYDPASFYGHSEFELAIALMFGGFPRPFFTAYHRKVPKAPGFDRRLLLYQLFNYLNHWNHFGRQYRSPSLGTMRKLLK from the exons ATGGGGGAG GCCCGGCAGATGTTTGAGGGGGAGATGACGAGCCTGGAGGCTCTTCGGAGCACCGGCCTGGTGCGGGCGCCTCGGCCCATCAAGGTGATTGACCTGCCTGGAGGTGGGGCGGCCTTCGTGATGGAGCATCTGAAGATGAGGGGCCTGAGcag CCAGGCAGCAAAACTTGGAGACCAGATGGCAGAGCTGCACCTTTACAACCAGAAGCTCGGGGAGAAGTTGCGGGGGGAGGAGAGCAGAGTGG GTCAGAGGGCTGAGGGTGCCGGGCCGCAGTATGTGACCAAGTTTGGCTTCCACACGGTGACCTGCTGTGGCTTCATCCCGCAG GTGAACGAGTGGCAGGACGACTGGCCAACCTTCTTCGCGCGGCACCGGCTCCAAGCACAGCTGGACCTCATTGAGAAGGACTATGCTGACCGAGAGGCACGAGAACTCTGGTCACGGCTGCAG GTGAAGATCCCGGATCTGTTTTGTGGCCTAGAGATTGTCCCCGCCCTTCTTCACGGGGACCTCTGGTCCGGAAACGTGGCGGAGGACGACTTGGGGCCCGTCGTGTATGACCCGGCCTCCTTCTACGGCCACTCTGAGTTCGAACTGGCCATTGCCTTGATGTTCGGGGGTTTTCCCAGGCCCTTCTTCACCGCCTACCACCGGAAGGTCCCCAAGGCTCCCGGGTTTGACAGGCGGCTGCTGCTCTACCAGCTCTTTAACTACCTAAACCACTGGAACCACTTCGGGCGGCAGTACAGGAGCCCGTCCCTGGGCACCATGCGGAAGCTTCTCAAGTAG